GGCGCCGACCGGTACAACGAGGGCCGGGTGTACATGAGCCTGGGCGAGACGCATCTCGCCGCGGGGGCCGTCGAACACGCCCTGGTGTGCCTGGACAAGGCGGTCGACATCATGAGCGCGGAGGGCGCCGAGCCGCAGCTCGCCTACGCCCTGGAGCTGCGGGCCGACTGCCACCGCCGTTCCGGCCGGGCGGAGGGCGAGCGTGCGGACCTGCGGGCCACCGTGCCGCTCCACGAGCGCGGCGGTGATCAGCCCGCCCTGGCCCGCGTGCGCGCCCGGCTGGCCGAGCTGGAGGAATGACAGTGCCCCGCTCTCACCACTGCGGGTGCGGTGGTTCCAGGGGGTCGATCCGTACGCGGTGGGTCGTCCGGCCGGTCCGTACGACGATCTCGGCGACGGCCTCGTGCGCGGGCCTGCCGGCGGCGGCCTCGCCGGTGGTCCACGCGTACAGTGCGGACGCGTAGGCCGCCGGATCGCACAGGTCGGCCCTGCCGTCCGGAGCCGCGTCCGCCGTCAGCCGCAGCAGCGCGCCCTCCCGGGTGCCGACGACACAGCGGTCGACACCGTCGACGTAGGCGGCCAGACCGCAGTACGGGTACCGGGCGAGTGCCTCCGCCACCCAGGCGCCCGGCGGTCCGACCCTCGGGTCGTCCGCGCTCCCACGGCGCACGACGATGTCGGCGATCCGCAGCCGCCCCGCGTGCTTCGTGTCCTCGTCGACCACGGTGTGGGCGGCGGTGTCGTGTTCGGTCCCGGACGCGGTTTCGGTCCCGGACACGGTCTCGGTCTCGGTCTCGGTCTCGGTCTCGGGATTCTCCTCTGTGGTGGCGCGGCGGACCACCGCGACCTCTGGTGGACCGGCGCCGAGCAGCCGGGTCAGGACCCGGACCGGCGCGGTGCGCCGGTCCGGTGTGTACGGCGGCAGCGGCAGCGGGTCGAGCAGGGCGGGCCGTCCGCTGGGCTCGGGCAGGTCCATGAGGCCGTAGAACAGACGGCGCAGCAGTGGGCCCGACTCGCCTGGTGACGAGGTCGTCTGCGCGGCCAGCCGCCGGTACCGGCCCGGCTCGTGCGAGGCGATCACCTGGTCGATCTGCGCCCGCAGGGCCCCCTGACCGGTGCCGTGCCGGACGATCCGGGGAGCGGTGCGCACCAGGGCGGCGACGGGGGAGTGCGGGTCGAGGGCCTCCTCGGGGAAGGCGCCCAGGAGGACGGGAACGCCGATGGACGCCGCGTAGTACGTCACGCTGCCGTGGTCCCCGAGGACGCAGTCGGCCGCGATCAGCGCCTGGCGCCAGCCGTCGAGCGGCGGGATCGTATCCAGTCCGGCCTGCCGCGCGTGGTCCAGCCAGGCCCGGACCTGCCCGGGGCCGTGGCCGTACCAGACGTTGGGGTGCAGCACGGCCGTCACGCGGTACTCGTCGGCGGGCAGTTCGGCGGCCAGCCGGGAGAGCAGCCAGGGCAACAGGTCGTCGGCGTCGGCCGGTTCGCCGCCCTGCCCGGTGGTGTCACCGAAGAGCGAGCGCGCCGACCAGGTCGAGTTGAGCACGATCAGCCGGCGGCCGGGACCGACGCCCAGCGCACGGCGGAAACGGTCGCGGCGCGGGAGGGCGGCGAGGATGCGGTCGTAGCAGGGATCACCGGCGAGGACGGCCGTGGGCGCGGCCTCCGGGCAGTACGCGCTCAGCCGCTCCAACTGCTCCGGATGGGAGAGCACCGTCGCGGTCGCCAGCGGGCGCCGCCCGTCATCGAGCAGCCACTCCGGCGACATACCGAAGACCGGTGCTCGGTGCTCGGTGCTCGGTGCTCGGTGCTCGGTGCTCGGTGCTCGGTGCTCGGTGCTCGGTGCTCGGTGCTCGGTGCTCGGTGCTCGGTGCTCGGTGCTCGGTGCTCGGTGCTCGGTGCTGCCAGCTTCTTATTGTATCCGACCCCATGCGACAGAACCACCAATTTGCTCCGGAAAGCCTCCAGTTCGCCCCCATAGCTCGCCGTGATCGCCAGGTCGAAGTCGGTGTCCTTCGCCTGTGACCAGGGGAGGACGGGCAGGCCGGATCGGGAGAGGAGTTCGGGTACTCCGGCGAGGAAGGGGGAGGAGCCCGTGCAGGTGGCGAAGAGCTGGACGCGCAGGTCGCCGTCGAAGAGCGGGAGTGTGTCCAGCAGGCGGGTCGCCGAGGTCACGTTGTGGACGATGAACAGGACGCGGCGGCAGCCGGTGCGGGTGATCCACCGCTCGGCGTCCTCGCCCACCGGTACGCGCAGCCGTGCCACCCCGCCCATGTCCGCGCCGGCCCCTTCCCCCGCCTGTCGGTCCGTTCGGCGTTCCGCCGGGCCGTCAGCCCGGTTGTGTGTCTGTCGGTCGATGTTATCGAGCGGGCGGGCGGTGCCGGGGGCGGTCAGCCGAGGAGGCGGATCGGGGTCCCCGCCAGGTACGCCTCGATGTCCTCGACCGCCTGGCCGTAGTAGCGGGCGTAGTTCGCCCGGGAGACGTAGCCGAGGTGCGGGGTGGCCAGCAGGCGCGGGGCGGTGCGCATCGGGTGGGCGGCGGGGAGGGGTTCGGTGTCGAAGACGTCGACGCCCGCTCCGGCGAACCGGCCCTCGTGCAGCGCCGTGAGCAGGGCGTCCTGGTCGACGATGGCGGCGCGGGAGGTGTTGACGAGGTAGGCGGTCGGCTTCAGGAGGGACAGTTCGCGGGCGCCGAGGAGGCCGCGGGTGCGGTCGCCCAGGGCCAGGTGGACCGAGACGAAGTCGGCGGTGGAGAGCAGCTCCTCCTTGCTCGGGGCCAAGGCCACGCCCGCTTCGTCCGCCCGTTCCTTCGTGAGGTTCTGGCTCCACGCCGTGACCTCCATGCCGAAGGCCAGCCCCACCTGCGCCACCCGGCTGCCGATCTTGCCGAGTCCCAGCAGGCCGAGGCGGCGGCCGTGCAGGTCGGCGCCCACAGTGGACTGCCAGGGGCCGCCCGACCGCAGGGAGTTGTTCTCCTGGACGATCCCGCGGGCCAGGCCGAGCAGCAGGGCCCAGGTCAGTTCCACCGGCGGTGTCGGCGAGCTCTCGGTCCCGCACACGGTCACGCCGTTCGCCCGCGCCGCCGCGCGGTCGATCACCGAGTTGCGCATGCCGGAGGCGATCAGCAGCTTCAGGCGGGGCAGCCGGTCGAGGAGGGAGGCCGGGAACGCGACCCGTTCGCGCAGGGTCACCACGATGTCGGCGTCGGCGAGCGCCCCGGCCAGGGCGTCCTCCGTGGCGAAGTGCTCGCAGTGGGAGACGACTTCCACCCGGTCGTGCAGCGGTGACCAGTCGGCTGCGGTGGTCGCGGCGTTCTGGAAGTCGTCGAGTACGGCGCAGCGCAGGCGCATGGGTGCTCTTTCCCTCGATTCGGTGGCTGGGTCCGTGTGCGGGTGTCGGGTGTCGGGTGCTCGATCGCCGTGGATCTTCAGGAGTACCGCAGGAACCGGTGCGGGGTACACCGCGGGCAGCGGCGGGACGCACCGCGGTGGGGCGGGAAACCGGGCACGAGGCCACGCCGTGTCAGGACTACGGGCGGAACTGAGGCAACATCTTCGTGAACGAGGAGCGGAACGAGCGGAATCAGCGGAACGCCGTGAGACAGGGGCTCGGGCGCCGCCGGTGCGGATGGGGTGAGCGGAACGTGACGGCAGGGGCGGCCAGGGCGGAAGAGGCGGCAGAAGCCGAAGAGGCGGCAGAAGCGGAAGAGGCGGTGGGGGTGGGGGCGAGGCGAGCGCGCGGGCCGCGGATCGCCGTCGCCGTGGTGACCATGGGGAACCGGCCCGACGAGGTCGACGCCCTGCTGAGGTCCGTCGCCGCACAGGATCTCGCGCCCGCGCGCATCGTGATCGTCGGCAACGGCTGCCGGCTGCCCGAGTTCGCCCACCGGCTCTCCCTGCCCGGCGAGGTCACCACCGTCGAGCTGGACGAGAACCTCGGCTGTCCGGGCGGGCGCAACGCGGCCCTCGCCCGGCTGCGTGAGTTCGGCGACGTCGATGTGGTCGTCGACCTCGACGACGACGGGCTCCTCGTCGACGCGGACGTGCTGCGCCGCGTACGGGACCTGTACGCCGCCGATCCCCGCCTCGGCATCGTCGGATTCCGCATCGCCGACGAGAACGGGGAGACCCAGCAGCGGCACGTGCCCCGTGTGGGCTCCGCCGACCCGATGCGCGGCGGGTACGTCACCGGCTTCCTCGGCGGCGGGCACGCCCTCGGCATGCGGATGCTCGGACAGACCGGCGACTGGCCCGCGGAGTTCTTCTTCGCGCACGAGGAGACCGACCTGGCCTGGCGGGCCGCCGACGCCGGCTGGAAGATCCTCTACGCCCCCGAACTGCTCCTGCGGCACCCGAAGACCTCGCCCGCCCGGCACGCCATCTACTACCGCGTCACCGCCCGCAACCGGGTCTGGCTGGCCCGCCGACGGCTGCCCCTCGCGCTCATCCCGGTCCACCTGGGCGTATGGGCGCTGCTCACCCTCGTGCGCACGCGGTCGGCCGCCGGGCTGCGGGCGTGGCTCGGCGGGTTCGCGGAGGGGCTGCGCCGGCCGGCGGGGGAGCGGCGGCCCATGCGCTGGCGGACCGTGTGGCGGCTCACCCGGCTGGGCCGGCCTCCGATCATCTGATCAAGGCCGTCCCCGCGGCGTCACTTGGCGTCGGCATAGCACTCCACCACCGACATCGTGAACGGGAACCGCACCGGCGTCGGGCCGAACGTGAGCCGTCCGGCCAGCTCCGCCGCCTCCCGTATCGCCGCCGCGACGGTGTCGGCCTCGTGCGCCGGGCAGTGCACGATCACCTCGTCGTGCTGGAAGAAGACCAGCTCGGCCGCCATGTCCCGGCAGGCGCGGCGCAGTGCGGCGAGCAGCAGCAGCGCCCAGTCCGCCGCGCTGCCCTGGACGACGAAGTTGCGGGTGAAGCGGCCCCGGGCGCGGGCGTCACCGGATGCGTACCCCGGGGTCCAGCCCTGGTCGGGGCTCCGGCCGGTGTCCTGGTCGTCCGGATCGTCCTGGGGGAGGCCGGCCTCCTGGGTGGCCTCGTCCGTCGCCCCGGCCGCGGGCGGGCAGGTGCGGCCCAGCCAGGTCCGTACGAGCCGTCCCTCCTCACCGGCGCGCGCGGCCTCGTCGACATAGGCCACCGCGCGGGGGAAGCGGCGGCGCAGCGCGGCGAGGTTCTTCAGGCCGTCCCCGGAGGTCTGGCCGTAGACGGCGCCGAGCACGGCCAGCTTGGCCTGGGCGCGGTCGCCGGAGAAGGCCCGGTCGGACACCGACTGGTAGAGGTCGCCGTCCCGGCCCGCCACCTCCATCAGGCCCGGGTCGCGGGAGATCGCCGCCAGCACGCGCGGCTCCATCTGCGCCGCGTCCGCCACCACCAGCCGCCACCCCGGGTCGGCGACCACGGCACGCCGGATCACCTTCGGGATCTGGAGCGCGCCCCCGCCGTGGGTCACCCAGCGCCCGGTGACCGTGCCGCCCGCCAGGAACTCCGGGCGGAACCGCCCTTCCCGCACCCAGTCCTGCAACCAGGTCCAGCCGTGGGCGACCCAGATCCGGTACAGCTTCTTGTACTCCAGCAGGGGTGCCACGGCCGGGTGGTCCACCGAGTGCAGCTCGCGGCGGCGCGTCGATCTGATCCTGACCCCGGCCCGCGCGAAGGCCCTGACGACCTCGGCGGGCAGGTCGGGCCGCACCCGGTGGCCGAAGGCGGCGGACACCTCCTCCGCCAGCTCGGCCAGCCGCCGGGGCTCGCCGCCGCCCGCGTACCGCTCGCCGAGCAGCTCGCGCAGGACGCCGCGGTGCACGTCCGCGTCCCATGGCAGGCCCGCGCGGTTCATCTCGGCGGCCACCAGCATCCCGGCCGACTCGGCGGTGGTCAGCAGGTGCATGCGGTCGGGATGGGCGGTCCTGTCGTGCCGCCGCTGCTGCTCGGCGTAGACGGCGAGGAGGTCGGAGAGGGGCAGGTGGGTGCCCCGCGGTTCGAAGAGGGGGGACTGCGAGCCCGGCTCGGCGGCCCGCTGCGGCGGATCGCGCGGTACGGGGCCGCCGCGCAGCCGGGCCAGGGCCGCCGCGGCCGAACGGGGCTCGCCGTGCCGTCCCTCGTGGCCGAGCAGCAGCGTCTCGGCGTCCTCGATGTCGTAGCACCGCTCGACGCGCACACCCGCGTCGAGCAGGCGCGGATAGACCTCGGCGGTGGAGCGCCACACCCAACGGGTGACGTCCGGTCTGCTCCGTACGGACTCGGCGAGGTCCGGCTCGCGGCGCACCGGGCCCGAGGGCAGCCCGTCCGGACCGAGGGGGGCGACGTCGGCGCCACCGTCCTCGGCCGGAGCGAGAGCCCAGCGGTCGGTCATGCCGAGAGTCTCGCAGGCACCTGTGACAATCGGCCGGACCTGTGGACGGACGGAACTCAGGAGAGCCGGAGGGCCCGCTGACCCTCCGATCAGGCCGGCCCGTCCGGTGCCTCACCGGACGGGGCCGCCGGTGCCTCGCCGTCCGTCAGGAACTCCGCCAGGAGGCGGGTGACGAACTGCTCGGCGCGTGCCTTGTCGAGACCGAGGCCGCTCAGCGGGCCGTCGCCGTTCTCCTGCTCCAGGAGGGCGAGAAGGATGTGCTCGGTGCCGATGTAGTTGTGGCCGAGGCGCAGGGCCTCGCGGAAGGTGAGTTCCAGGGCCTTCTTGGCGGCGGGGCCGTAGGGGACGAGGTCGGGTGCGTCGGCGGATGCCGGCGGCAGCGCGGCGGACGCGGCCCGCCGGACCGCCTCCAGGGTCACGCCCTGCTCCTGGATCACCTTGGAGGCGAGCGCCTCCGGCTCGCTGAGCAGGCCCAGGACGAGGTGGGCGGGCAGTCCCTCGGTGTTCCCCGCGGACTTGGCCGCCTCGTGCGCGGCCATGACGACCTTCCGCGCGCGGGCCGTGTAGCGGCTGAAGCCCTGGCTGGGGTCGAGATCGGCGGACTCCTTGGGCACGAACCGCTTCTGCGCGGCCTGCCGGGTGACGCCCATGCTCGCGCCGATGTCGGTCCAGGAGGCGCCGGAGCGGCGGGCCTGGTCGACGAAGTGCCCGATGAGGTGGTCGGCCACCTCGCCCAGGTGCTCGCCTGCGATGACGGCGTCCTGGAGCTGTTCGAGGGGTTCCTGGTGAGCGTTCTTGATGGCCGAGATGAGGTCGTCGAGACGGACCGTCGACCGGATGCTGGGGTTCGTCATATGTCAACCGTAGGTTGACAGTGGTGGGGTGTCAACCTCGGGTTGACATGAAGGCCGTGGTGCCTCACCGCTCGCGAGTCGCAGAGTTGTCCACAGGCTGTGGACGGTCAGTCGGTCCGTCGGCCCGGCGTGGCACGATCGGTCCGTGACCCGTACGACCAGCTCCGCCGATCCTTCCGACCACTCCGGTCCCTCCAGTTCCTCCGGCTCCTCCACTTCCTCTGGTTCCTCTGGTTCCTCTGGTTCCTCTGGTTCCTCTGGCTCCTCTGGCTCCTCTGGTTCCTCCGGCGAACCCGGGACCGTCGTCGACCGCGCTCTCCGGGCCGCCCTCTACGCCGCCTCCGACGACGCCCTCGACACGGGCGCCTCCCTGCTCGCCGCCGCCCCCGCCGCGGACGCCGAACTCGGGCGGCGCGGCGAGGAGTTCGTGGCGGTCGCCTGGCAGCGCGGCTGGCAGCCCGCCGACGTGGTGCGGATCGTGGGGCGTGAGCTGGGTGAGGAGCACGTACGCCTCGCCGCCTCGCTGATCCGGGCCCAGGCCCGGCACGACGGGCCGCGCGGGCGGCGCTGGACCGCCCAGCTCGACGAGCTGACCCACGCGGAGCCGGGCCGGACCGACCGCTTCTCGTACGCCACCGCCGTGCTGGAGCTGTACCGCCTGCTGCTGCGGCTGCCCGCGCTGGAGCACCTGGACGAGGCGGCCGGCCCCGCCCCGGCGGGGGCGCCGGGGGCCGAGTCCCGGATGCTCGGCCGGATCCGCGCGCTGCTGGCCAAGGCCGAGGCGACCGGGTTCCCGGAGGAGGCGGAGGCGCTGAGCGCCAAGGCGCAGGAGCTGATGGCCCGGCACAGCGTCGACGAGGCGCTGCTCGCCGCCCGTGCTCCCGCGCCCGACGCGCCCGGCGCCTGCCGGATCGGTGTCGAGCCGCCGTACGAGCAGGCCAAGGCCGTACTGCTGGACGCCGTCGCCACCGCGAACCGCTGTCGCGCGGTGTGGAACGAGCCCCTGGGCTTCTCGACCGTCGTCGGCTTCGAGGCCGAACTGGAGGTGGTGGAGCTGCTGTACACCTCACTCCTCGTGCAGGCCACGACCGCCATGGCGAGGGCCGAGGCGGCGCAGCGGGCCGGCGGACGCAAACGGACCAAGACCTTCCGGCAGTCCTTCCTGGCCGCCTACGCCCATCGCATCGGCACCCGCCTCGCCGCTGCCGCCGAGACCCAGATCACCGAGGACCTGCTGCCGGTCCTGGCGAGCCGGGACGTCGCGGTGGGCGACCGGCTGGACCGGTTGTTCCCGGAGACGACCACCACCCGGCTGCGGGGGGTGAGCGACGAGGCGGGCTGGACGGAGGGCGCGCAGGCGGCCGACCGGGCGCAGATGAGATCCCGCCGCCGGTTGGACTGAACCCGACTGCCCGACTGCCCGACTGCCCGACTGCCCGACTGCCCGACTGCCCGACCGCCCGACCAGACCCGGACGGCCGGCTTCGGTCGTCGCCGGTCGCCCTCCGCGCGGTCCTCCGCGCAGCCCTCCGCCCGTCGGCCCCGGCTCGTCAGTCCCCCGCCTGCTGGAAGGCCGTCACCGACGCGTCCGGCTCGCTCGCGTCCTTCTTGCCCTGCACCGGGCCGTAGGACCACTTGGAGTCGAGGGCGTCGGCCGCACCGGGCAGGGCGATCTTCAGCGAGGTCGCCGCGAGGCTCTTCCCGTCGCCCTCCTTGCCCCGCACATAGGTCAGGGTGAAGGACGCGGTGCCGCCCTTGGCGAGGGTGAGCTTCTGCGGCTGGCCCGCCTCGTCCGGTTTCACGGTCGCCGAGGTGCTTCCGGCGGCCAGGGTGACGGTGGGGAAGCCGTCCAGGGTGCACTGGGCACCCCGGTTGGTGAGGGTGACCGGGACGTCGCCCGTGTCACCGGCGGCGGGCGCGGCGTTGGCGGGGCCGACCTGGAGTCCGACCTCGCCGATACGGCAGGCGGAACCGGCGGGACCGGCCGAACCGGCGGAGCCGGCGGAACTGTCGGTGTTCTTGCTGCCCGTGTCGCTGTCGGATCCGCTGCCGCCGCTGTCGCAGGCGGCGAGGAGAAGGGCCGCGGCTACGGCGGTGACGGTGAGGGGAATGGCGCGCATGTGCTGCTTCCTCGGGTCGTGACGATGCTCGACGATCATCACGTACGAGCGGGCCGCGCGGTTGCCCGCCCCACCCGCCTCGGACGTCGCGGACCTTGCGGGACCCCGTGGGTCTCGCGGACGCTCAGGAACCGCTGCTCGCCGTGGGCAGCCCCGACGGTAGCGCCCCGCCCTCGGCCCGGGTGTAGGTCTCCTTGCCGAGTCCACCCTCCCAGGTCACCTGGAGCGTGGTCCTGTTGACGGTCTCGACCGTGCCCGCCGACCGCGCCTTGCACGCGTCCAGGCGGATCACGTCCTTGCCCGCCTGCCCGGTCGCGGTCCCGGTGCACGTGGTCCGGTCGGTGGAGAACAGGGCCGCCTGACGGCCGGTGATGATGAGCACCA
The sequence above is drawn from the Streptomyces sp. SAT1 genome and encodes:
- a CDS encoding DUF4232 domain-containing protein, with amino-acid sequence MRAIPLTVTAVAAALLLAACDSGGSGSDSDTGSKNTDSSAGSAGSAGPAGSACRIGEVGLQVGPANAAPAAGDTGDVPVTLTNRGAQCTLDGFPTVTLAAGSTSATVKPDEAGQPQKLTLAKGGTASFTLTYVRGKEGDGKSLAATSLKIALPGAADALDSKWSYGPVQGKKDASEPDASVTAFQQAGD
- a CDS encoding Clp protease N-terminal domain-containing protein — protein: MTNPSIRSTVRLDDLISAIKNAHQEPLEQLQDAVIAGEHLGEVADHLIGHFVDQARRSGASWTDIGASMGVTRQAAQKRFVPKESADLDPSQGFSRYTARARKVVMAAHEAAKSAGNTEGLPAHLVLGLLSEPEALASKVIQEQGVTLEAVRRAASAALPPASADAPDLVPYGPAAKKALELTFREALRLGHNYIGTEHILLALLEQENGDGPLSGLGLDKARAEQFVTRLLAEFLTDGEAPAAPSGEAPDGPA
- a CDS encoding glycosyltransferase family 2 protein encodes the protein MGVGARRARGPRIAVAVVTMGNRPDEVDALLRSVAAQDLAPARIVIVGNGCRLPEFAHRLSLPGEVTTVELDENLGCPGGRNAALARLREFGDVDVVVDLDDDGLLVDADVLRRVRDLYAADPRLGIVGFRIADENGETQQRHVPRVGSADPMRGGYVTGFLGGGHALGMRMLGQTGDWPAEFFFAHEETDLAWRAADAGWKILYAPELLLRHPKTSPARHAIYYRVTARNRVWLARRRLPLALIPVHLGVWALLTLVRTRSAAGLRAWLGGFAEGLRRPAGERRPMRWRTVWRLTRLGRPPII
- a CDS encoding D-2-hydroxyacid dehydrogenase family protein, which translates into the protein MRLRCAVLDDFQNAATTAADWSPLHDRVEVVSHCEHFATEDALAGALADADIVVTLRERVAFPASLLDRLPRLKLLIASGMRNSVIDRAAARANGVTVCGTESSPTPPVELTWALLLGLARGIVQENNSLRSGGPWQSTVGADLHGRRLGLLGLGKIGSRVAQVGLAFGMEVTAWSQNLTKERADEAGVALAPSKEELLSTADFVSVHLALGDRTRGLLGARELSLLKPTAYLVNTSRAAIVDQDALLTALHEGRFAGAGVDVFDTEPLPAAHPMRTAPRLLATPHLGYVSRANYARYYGQAVEDIEAYLAGTPIRLLG
- a CDS encoding DUF2786 domain-containing protein, encoding MTRTTSSADPSDHSGPSSSSGSSTSSGSSGSSGSSGSSGSSGSSGSSGEPGTVVDRALRAALYAASDDALDTGASLLAAAPAADAELGRRGEEFVAVAWQRGWQPADVVRIVGRELGEEHVRLAASLIRAQARHDGPRGRRWTAQLDELTHAEPGRTDRFSYATAVLELYRLLLRLPALEHLDEAAGPAPAGAPGAESRMLGRIRALLAKAEATGFPEEAEALSAKAQELMARHSVDEALLAARAPAPDAPGACRIGVEPPYEQAKAVLLDAVATANRCRAVWNEPLGFSTVVGFEAELEVVELLYTSLLVQATTAMARAEAAQRAGGRKRTKTFRQSFLAAYAHRIGTRLAAAAETQITEDLLPVLASRDVAVGDRLDRLFPETTTTRLRGVSDEAGWTEGAQAADRAQMRSRRRLD
- a CDS encoding bifunctional 3'-5' exonuclease/DNA polymerase; the encoded protein is MTDRWALAPAEDGGADVAPLGPDGLPSGPVRREPDLAESVRSRPDVTRWVWRSTAEVYPRLLDAGVRVERCYDIEDAETLLLGHEGRHGEPRSAAAALARLRGGPVPRDPPQRAAEPGSQSPLFEPRGTHLPLSDLLAVYAEQQRRHDRTAHPDRMHLLTTAESAGMLVAAEMNRAGLPWDADVHRGVLRELLGERYAGGGEPRRLAELAEEVSAAFGHRVRPDLPAEVVRAFARAGVRIRSTRRRELHSVDHPAVAPLLEYKKLYRIWVAHGWTWLQDWVREGRFRPEFLAGGTVTGRWVTHGGGALQIPKVIRRAVVADPGWRLVVADAAQMEPRVLAAISRDPGLMEVAGRDGDLYQSVSDRAFSGDRAQAKLAVLGAVYGQTSGDGLKNLAALRRRFPRAVAYVDEAARAGEEGRLVRTWLGRTCPPAAGATDEATQEAGLPQDDPDDQDTGRSPDQGWTPGYASGDARARGRFTRNFVVQGSAADWALLLLAALRRACRDMAAELVFFQHDEVIVHCPAHEADTVAAAIREAAELAGRLTFGPTPVRFPFTMSVVECYADAK